The nucleotide sequence CGTCAGCGTTCAGAAAGGTTTCCCTACTGATAATGAAGAACATCAGAAGCGCATGATTATGGCCACCTTTGAGGATGAGAGCGGTGAGAAAACCACTATCCTCAACGGCTACTTCCCTCAGGGCGAAAACATCGAACATGAGACCAAGTTCCCGTATAAGCGTCAGTTTTATAAAGATCTGATGACTTATCTGAATGACCACCATTCCAATGACGAGCAGCTGATTGTTATGGGCGATATCAATATCAGTCCGATTGATGCAGATATCGGCATTGGCGAGCCAAACCGCAAACGCTGGCTGAAAACAGGCAAGTGCTCGTTCCAGCCGGAAGAGAGAGAAATGCTAAAAACGCTGACCGACTGGGGCCTGGAAGACACTTTCCGCAACCTGCATCCGGACGCCGACGATAAATTCTCCTGGTTCGACTACCGCTCAAAAGGCTTTGTTGACAACCGTGGCCTGCGAATTGATGTTATTCTGGCAACAGAAAAACTGGCGGCGAAATGCTCTGAATCAGATATCGACTATAAACTGAGGGGAATTGAAAAGCCCTCTGATCATGCTCCGATCTGGGCAGTATTCAGCTAAATCATCTGCTTCACATTCACATCCGTTCTTATCAGAAACTTGTAGTAACTTCATATGAAGTTACTACTTTCATCACACTCATACATGTAACAAAAGCAACACATCTCATATTTACGAGTAAGTAATCACTCTACATGTTAAAACATCATTAACAACATGTATATTTCGTGATTCGCACTTGCAGCCCATTGCATATGTTATATACCTAATAACAGGAACAAACTCTTATAGTTACAAGATTACTCAGCACGGATGTACGCTGAGTTTATTTATGTTTATAACTGCTTCGTAATTGAATGGATAACAACATGGATAGAGTTCTAAGCCGCTTTACTATATCGGGGATAATGACGCTATTTAGCATAATTATAATGTTATTAATCATCGTCAATGGCTGGTTTATTGCAAGTAGTGCGCAGCAACAGGTCAGAGAGGAAATTGAGCTGGGGTTGCGGGATCAGGTCGATGCTGCCGCTGCTGCAATTGACGAAATCATAATCCGCTCTGACCATAATATTACAAAAGCAAAACCGCAGATTGTCGATTTTATGAACAGCTTCCGCTGGGATGGTGGCAGCGGCTATCTGTTCATCAATGAAACTCTTTCCAATACCCAGGTGCATCATGTTGTGAAACCGGAGCTAAACGGACAACCAACCGTCGCCATCACATTACTAAGCGGAGGAACGCTTGAGCAGACAATGCAGGAAGTGGTCAGAGCTCAGCAGGCCAGAATGGTTCACTATGAGTTTAATAACCCGGCCACAGGTAAAGTTGAAGAAAAAGCGACTTACATCGCCCCTTTAAAGCAGCGTAACTGGGTACTCTCCAGTGGTGTTTATGTATCCAGAGCTGAACATGCCTTTATGCAAGTGCTCAAGCAGGTAATCATGGGAATTTTAGCCCTGATTGTTTGTGTGATTTTCCTGATAATTATCATTTCCAGATTCTTTAAAAACAAAATTGGCTGGATACAGCGGGGACTTGAGAGCAAATTTGGCGACAGCGTGGCTGATACCGAAAACACCAATGAGATAGCACAACTGGAAACCGGTGTTAATGTACTTTTCACCACCTTTAACCGTGTCATCAATGTTCTGGGAGACAGCACCTCACGCGTAGCAGCGGCAGCGGCTCAACAGCAAATAATGAGTAAAAGTGCAACCAGCGGGATGTCGGATCAGAAACGTGAAATAGAAGAGTTCGCCACGGCAATGAATGAAATGGCGGCTACGGTTTCAGAAGTCGCAAACAACTCAAATACGGCAGCGGATGAAATTTCACGAGTAAAAGAGCTGGCTCAGGGCGGAGAAAGCAGTATGCAAAAAACCGCAGGTTCTATCACAAACCTATCATCTGAACTGGCCGTTTCAGGCAACGTCATAGAGCAACTTGAAAAAGACAGCAAACAGATAGAATCCGTGGTTGATGTTATCAGCGATATTGCTGATCAGACTAACCTCCTTGCGTTGAATGCCGCAATAGAAGCCGCACGAGCCGGAGAACAGGGCCGGGGCTTTGCCGTTGTTGCCGATGAGGTCAGGGAACTGGCACAAAAGACCACCCACTCAACCTCAGAAATCCGCACCATGATAGAGCATCTTCAGGAACGGGTTTCCGAAGTCGTAGAAAATATTGCCAGCAGCATCAATAATGCTAAGGCCAGTGTCGGTGTTGCCAACGAATCCCAGCAAAAAATGTCCGCTATTACCGCTTTACTGGACGGTCTTGCAGACATGACGGCTCAGATTGCCACCGCTTCTGAAGAACAGAGCGCAGTCAGTGAAGAGATGAGCAAAAATATCACCGTCATTAATGATATTGCCTCTGAAACCCATAACCTTGTAAAAAACAGCGACAGAGCGTCAAGAGAAATCCATGAGCTGGTGACTCAGGTTTATCAGGAAGTCAATACAGTTAAAATCTCGGATCCGGTTTATCACCTCAGTCTGGCAAAAATGGCTCACCAGCTCTGGTTGGGCAGAATAAACAATTACCTCGCTGGTAAAGAACACCTGCATGAAGGTGAAGGCTCATGTCATCATTCCTGCCAGTTGGGTCAATGGTATAACAAAGAAGCCCTGGTAGAGCTTAGACATATCGGCGGCGTTAATGAATTGGATAAGCCACACCAGGCCTTCCATGCCAAAATTGCAGAGCTGAAAAGAGCCAAAGAGAGCGGCAAATTAGACGAAGCAGAAAAAATATTTAAGGAACTGATGAAAACCTCAGAACAGGTTGTAGAACTTCTTGAAGAGATTAATGTAAATATTGAACGGGAACAGGGAGCGGACAAGGGGGGGCTTCAGAACGAATTGACGAAGTCAGTAGCCTAAGAAACCGGGCCCTGGTTTTCCCTGGGGCCCGGAACCTCTTTAGCTAAGCGGCCTCAAATAAGCCAAAAACTTTTTCTCCGCCTGCTTAAACACCCAAAGAATCACAAAGCAAAGCATCATATAAAACAGCCCTGCTGTCAGGAAAGACTCGAACGGTGCGTAGTATCTTGAGTTTACCAGGCGGGCTGCGCCTGTCAGGTCAAGGATAGTGACAATACCCGCTACCGCAGAACCGTGAAGCATAAAGATAACTTCGTTACTGTATGCCGGTAGTGCGCGGCGCAGTGCGCTTGGCAGGATAATGCGGCGGTAGGTTTTCCAGGTGCTCATGCCGTAGGCTTTTGCCGCTTCCACTTCGCCCTTTGGAAGACCGTTGATTGCGCCGCGGATAATTTCCGCTGTGTATGCGCCAGTGTTCAGAAAGAAAGAGATCAGAGCACAGAACCAGGCGTGTTCCCACAGGGTACCTTTAACCGTAATAAACTGATCCATCCCGTAGTAAATCAGGTAAAGCTGTACCAGCAACGGGGTGCCACGGAAGAAATAGATAAAAGCCCAGGTCGGGAGCCTGAAAATCGGGTTATGGCTGTTGCGTGCGATCGCCAGCGGAATTGCCAGGCAAAGGCCCAGTATCAGTGACAAACCCACAAGCCAGACTGTGGTCCACAGCCCTTCCAGATAGATAGGAAGGCTTTCAATAATAATAGAAAAGTCCATATCTACCCCGTATGAATACTGTATTTACGTTCCACAACTTTCAGAATACTGGTAGAAACGAAAGTGAAAAACAGAAAGATAAGTGAAACTGTCATGTAAAAGGTAAATGGCATCTTGGTTGAACCGGCAGCAAGTGAACCGATACGCACCATATCTTCAAGGCCGATAATAGAAACCAGCGCCGTTGTTTTCAGCAGAACCAGCCAGTTATTACCAAAGCCGGGAAGCGCATGACGAATCATCTGAGGCAGAAGAATGCGTCTGAATGCCAGAGGGCCACTCATACCATAAGCTTTTGCCGCTTCCATTTCGCCGCTGTCTACCGCAAGAATCGCTCCGCGGAAGGTCTCAGCCATATAAGCGCCGAAAATAAAACCGATTGTCAGAATACCTGCAACGAAAGGGCTGACATCCACATAGTCCGGCAGATAAGAGGTCCATTCATGATTTGGGTCAGACGAGGTCATCCACTCGTTTATCCATTCGTTGATGGCATAAAGTGAATTGTTCAGAAGCATCTGGCCGCCGAAGAAAATCAGCATCATCAGCACCAGATCAGGTATGCCCCTGATAATAGTGGTGTAGAGAGTGGCAACAGCTCTGGCAGCACGGTAAGGAGCCAGTTTAGCCAGTGCACCCAGCATTCCCAGCAAGGTAGCCAGAAAAAGAGAAAGGACCGCAACCTCTATGGTTACTAAAGCCCCCTCGAGTATGGCAAATTCATACCCTTTTAAATCAAGCATTGATAAAGATCCGTTAAATGGCAGCAAATAATGATGGCGGCTGTCACCGCCATCATTTTCAGCAATTACTCGCCGTATACGTCAAATGTGAAGTATTTAGCAGAGATTTCCTGATATTTACCGCTCTTACGAAGAGACTTGATAGCCTGAGAAAGCTTAGCTTTAAGGTCTTTGTCCTGCTTACGAACAGCGATACCCATACCTTCACCGAAGAACTTAGGGTCGCTGAATGCCGGACCAACAAACTCATACGCGTCACCACCAGCCTGATTGATAACACCTTCTTCCAGTGCAGATACGTCACCCATTACTGCAACGATACGGCCGTTTGCAAGGTCAAGGTATGCTTCATCAAAAGAGCCGTAACGAACGATTTCTACGTCGTCACCGTAAGTTGCTGTCAGGAATTTATCGTGAGTTGTCGCGCGCTGAACACCTACTTTCTGACCTTTAAGACCAGCGTCAGTGATTTCCAGGCCAGAGCCTTTCTTAGTGATGAACTTACTTGGGATCTGAGCGTATTTTTCAGAGAAGTCTACTTTCTTCTTACGCTCTTCAGTGATATCCATCGCTGCGATGATTGCATCGTATTTACGAGCCAGAAGAGAAGGAATAATACCATCCCAGTCCTGAGCAACAAGCTTACATTTCACCTGCATCTCTTCACAAAGCGCGTTTGCCATATCAACATCAAAACCGCTAAGTGAGCCGTCTGCTTCAGTTTTGCTGAACGGAGGGTAAGCACCTTCGATACCGAAACGTACCACTTTCCAGTCCTTAGCCTGAGCTACACCTGATACCGCTGTCGCAGCAAGCGTCGCTGCAAGTAACCACTTTTTCATATCCATACTCCTGTGTTAATTTTGGCCCTGGGTTTCTAGGCCCTCGGCCCTAGGACTTTTCGTCCTTATTAGTTGAGTTTTTGTTGTGTTTATTGGGCCCTGGGTTGTTAGGCCCTGGGCCCTGGGAAATTATTCTTCCCTTAATTTACGTGTTTGTTGTGTTTGCTTTTAACCCAGGGCCCTGTAGGGCAAAGCCCGTCCCATAGCCCAGGGCCCTATTTTAGTAAATCGACGATATAAACTGCTGAAGCCTCTCCGACTCCGGATTAGTAAACAATTTACCCGGCGCCCCCTGCTCTTCCACCCGCCCCTGATGCAGGAACATAACATGGTTAGAAACATCACGGGCAAATGCCATTTCATGCGTTACTACCAGCATGGTACGGCCTTCGCTGGCAAGGTCACGCATTACACCAAGTACCTCACCAACCAACTCAGGGTCAAGTGCTGAGGTAGGCTCATCAAATAGCATCACTTCCGGGTCTACCGCCAACGCCCTTGCAATTGCAGCACGCTGCTGCTGACCACCGGACAGATGCCCCGGGTAATAATCTTTACGTTCATACAGGCCTACTTTTTTCAGCAGCATTTCTGCATTTTCTATTGCCTGCGCTTTAGGAACGCCAAGTACATGTACCGGAGCCTCAATAACATTTTCAAGAACCGTCATATGAGACCAGAGGTTAAAGCTCTGGAATACCATGGCTAAACGGGAGCGGATACGCTGTACCTGCTTCTCGTTTACAGGAACGGGTTCACCCTGACGGTTGTTCTTCATCTTGATAAGCTCACCGTTTACCCAAATTTCACCGGCAGTCGGAGTTTCAAGCAGGTTGATACAACGGAGAAATGTACTCTTACCGGAACCAGAAGATCCGATAATAGAGATAACGTCACCCTTATGGGCTTCTAAAGAGATACCTTTCAGTACTTCGTTCTCACCGAAAGTTTTATGAAGATCTTTGATGTCTAGCGCTGCAACATCATTCATGCGCCATTACTCCTTGTATTTTCTTTCAGGCTCTCCGACCAATTCGGTACAAGCTAGCATCCCCAAAAGAAACATGCAACAAATTATTAACCAGAACACAAACGATATTTAACCGATAGTACTGCATTTATATTCAGATTCAGACTATATATCTAACTCGCACTGAATAAAATAGCATACGGCAATTTATTTCAGTTTCCGCCATGTGACAGAATTATCACATTCATCTAGCACATTCTTTTGTTGCGACATAATGGCCTGAGTTTAATAAAATTACACAAAGATTAATCTGCGCAGCACTCCATAAGCAAAGCTTCTGCCCAGCGCCAGTATTACAAACAAAACTAACAGCAATGGACTGAATGCTGTTTTCTTGTCCAAAAGGTCACATAATACCAATCCCGGCAATTATCTGTTCATCCTTACCTTGTCAAAATCGCTAATAGCTAATCACTGGTATTGGTATAACGCGTCTCAGGAATGCAGAATTTGGACACAATGTGCACTAAACAACAGTTTTTCTGACAAAGATCATATTAAGAAAAGTGGAAGTCATGAATTCTATCGGCGTAAATTTACTGAAAGATGGTTACAAAACACGCGATTAGTGGCGAAACAATCTCTTGTTTCTTGTAGTTTTCTTTCACAAATATTTATAAGGTGATCTTGATCAATCATCCTATAGGGGTAGCTTGCTACACTTTTGCGCCAAGATTTATACAGGTCATTTTGCGCCAATAAAGTCATAAAATTTTCGTTAAAACACAATATTAATGTGTTACATTTTCGGCCCGGACTTTAGCCCCAGGATTGGCAGGCGCTAAACAGAATTAATCTTATTAATTTCTAACTTTTACATATTAACGAGGAATCTATGTCAGAAGTAAAAACTGGCCGCTCGGATATCGAGACGAAAAGCTATTCAGAGCTTCACCGTCCGGCTTCTGAGTTTGCTAGCCGCTCTGAGTATCTGGACCACGAACTTCAAATCATGAAACCACGCCGCTATGCGCTTAACCTGCCAGGCCGTGATTTCCGCTTTGAACTTGAAGATTTCGTACCTGCAATTGCCGGTACTATCGGTATTATCGCGATGTACTCTGCGGTAATGATGGCTTGGGCTGCAGGCCTGACTGAAAAATGGGATCATGTAAACCTGGACGTTGCATGGGCAATCGAAGTATCTCGCGTAGAAATGCTTATCCCTGCTCTGCTGTTCTGTGTTCTGGCATCCGGCTTTATTAACCCAAGGGCAAACCTTGCGGGTAACCACGGTCCGATGATTCCGATGATCTTCGTCATCGCTATGGCGGGTGCTCACCCTCTTGCTCTGGCAATCCTGATTGGTGTATTCGGCCTTATTCTTAGTGCGGTTAAAGGCGGCTCCCGACTGGTAAACCTGACCAGTGAAGGGGTGGCAGGCGGCCTGCTCGTATTCCTTGGCTTCACCGGCTCAATGAGTCAGATCAACTCGCTAATCAGCTGGGCGAATGGCCTTAGCAGCGAAGCTGAAGGTGTGGCTGCTGGTGATATGGGTTATGTTGCTCTGATCGTTCTGGCTATTACTGTAATCACTTACGCCGTTCTGGCTAAATACGGTAAGCGCTGGCTGGCGATTCCTCTGTGTGCTGTTACCGGTTTTGTTGTAGCAATGCTATCAGGCGCTGGTTTTGACCTTGTATTTACTACAGAACCAGGCCTTCCAAACCTGAACCCGGTTTACTGGTGGGGTTCTACTGAGACAGGCTGGCAACTAGGTCTGCCAAATGTTCAGCATTTCATCGCGTCTCTTCCTTTTGCGATTCTTGCTGTTGCGATGTGGTCTCCAGACTTCCTTGGTCACCGTATCTTCCAGGAGCTGAACTACCCTAAAGGCACTGACAAAGTACTGATGGACGTTGATGACACTATGACTATGTGTTCTATCCGTCAAATGGTTGGTACAGCTGTAGGTGGTGGTAACATCACTTCTTCATGGGGTACTTACATGATCCCGGCAGCTATCGCTAAGCGTCCTATCCCTGGCGGTTCTATCCTGCTTGGTTCTCTGGTTATCCTTATCGCTATCGTTGGTTACCCAATGGATGCGGCGGTATGGCCTCCTGTAATGCGTGTTGCACTACTGGTTGGTGTTGCGCTACCTCTTCTTGAAGCAGGTATGCAGATGATCAAAGATGCAAAAGACTCTCAGTCTGCTGGTATCTGTGTATTCGCAGCTATGGTAACTAACCCGGTTCTTGCATGGGCACTGAGCATGCTTCTGGACAACAACGGTCTGATCGGTGACAAAGAGCGCCCAACTAAGCTGAGCAAGCTTGACCGTATCATCATCCCAAGTGTTGTACTAGTTATCTGTCTGGCTGCGATGCTGGCGGTAGGTATGCTGGAAGGCAAATTCGGCATCCCTCCACTGCTATAAACATCACAAAAATGGGTAGTACTTGAGTACTGCCCATTTTTTTATGTATTTTTTTTAAAACTTGCAGTATTATTTGAGCGGCGAAATAAATAGCTCAAAAAAAGTGACAATATGTATGTTCGAGTTGGCTGGTAAAAGTGAACATACATATCGTTATTTAAACTTTATAAAGAGTGTACTGTGTTGCCCTTCCCCGGGTAACTAGCTGAGAGGTCAGTGAAGACAGTGCGTAATTTTTTCTACTAAAAAGGTAGGTATATCATGGCAGAGCAATTTGCTAAAGCTTGGGAAGGTTTTGCTGAAGGTGAATGGCAAAACGAAGTTAACGTTCGTGACTTTATTCAAAAGAACTATGCACCATATGAAGGTGACGAATCTTTCCTAGTTTCTGAAGGTACTGAAGCAACTAACAAGCTTTGGGCACAGGTAATGGAAGGCATCAAGCAGGAAAACAGCACTCACGCTCCTGTTGATTTCGATACTTCTCTTATCTCTACCATCACTGCACACGATGCTGGTTACATCAACAAAGATCTAGAAACTATCGTTGGTCTACAGACTGACGCTCCACTTAAGCGTGCTATCATCCCTAACGGTGGTATCCGTATGGTTGAGGGTTCTTGTAAAGCGTACGATCGCGAACTAGACCCAATGGTAAGCAAGATCTACTCTGAGTACCGTAAAACTCACAACCAGGGCGTATTCGACATCTACACTCCAGATATCATGAAGTGTCGTAAGTCTGGCGTTCTGACTGGTCTTCCAGATGCTTACGGCCGTGGTCGTATCATCGGTGACTACCGTCGTGTTGCTCTATACGGTATCGACTTCCTGATGAAGGACAAGTTCGCTCAGTTCTCTTCTCTAGAAGAAAAATTCCTGAACGGCGAAGACCTACAGATGACTATGCAGCTTCGTGAAGAAATCGCTGAGCAGCACCGTGCACTAGGCCAGATCAAAGAGATGGCTGCTAAATATGGTTGTGACATCGGTCGTCCTGCAGAAACTGCACAAGAAGCTATCCAGTGGACATACTTCGGTTACCTAGCGGCTGTTAAGTCTCAGAACGGTGCTGCAATGTCTCTTGGCCGTACTTCTACTTTCCTGGATATCTTCATCGAGCGTGATATCGCTGCTGGCAAGATCACTGAAGAACAAGCACAGGAAATGATCGACCACTTCGTAATGAAACTACGTATGGTTCGTTTCCTACGTACTCCTGAGTACGATGAGCTATTCTCTGGCGACCCAATCTGGGCAACAGAATCTATGGGTGGTATGGGTCTTGACGGACGTACTCTTGTAACTCGTACAAACTTCCGTTTCCTAAACAGCCTGTACACTATGGGTCCTTCTCCAGAGCCGAACATCACTGTTCTTTGGTCTGAAGGTCTTCCAGACGGCTTCAAGCGTTTCTGTGCTAAAGTATCTATCGATACTTCTTCTATCCAGTACGAAAACGACGACCTGATGCGCCCAGACTTCGAGTCTGATGACTACGCAATCGCATGTTGTGTATCTCCAATGGTTATCGGTAAGCACATGCAGTTCTTCGGTGCTCGTGCAAACCTTGCTAAGACTATGCTTTACGCAATCAACGGCGGTGTGGATGAGAAGCTGAAGATCCAGGTTGGTCCTAAGACTGACGCGATCACAGCTGACGTTCTTGATTACGCTGACGTAATGGATCGTCTTGACCACTTCATGGACTGGCTGGCTAAGCAGTACGTTACTGCACTTAACTCTATCCACTTCATGCACGACAAGTACAGCTACGAAGCATCTCTGATGGCTCTGCATGACCGTGACGTACGTCGTACAATGGCTTGTGGTATCGCTGGTCTGTCTGTTGCAGCTGACTCACTGTCTGCAATCAAGTACGCAACTGTTAAACCAGTTCGTGACGAAGACGGCATTGCAACTGACTTTGAAGTTGAAGGCGAATATCCTAAGTTTGGTAACAACGACCCACGCGTTGATGACATCGCATGTGAACTTGTTACTACATTCATGAACAAGATTCGTGAACTTAAGACTTACCGTGACGCTATCCCAACTCAGTCTATCCTTACTATCACTTCAAACGTGGTATACGGTAAGAAGACTGGTAACACTCCTGATGGTCGTCAGGCTGGTGCTCCATTTGCTCCAGGTGCAAACCCAATGCACGGTCGTGATGAGAAAGGTGCTGTAGCATCTCTGACTTCTGTTGGTAAACTACCGTTTGCTGACGCGAAGGATGGTATCTCTTACACATTCTCTATCGTACCTAACGCACTTGGTAAAGATGACGCTGCTCAGAAAGCGAACCTGGCTGGTCTGATGGATGGTTACTTCCACCACGAAGCTGGTATCGAAGGCGGTCAGCACCTGAACGTTAACGTTCTAAACCGTGAAACTCTTGAAGACGCAGTTAAGAACCCTGAGAAGTACCCTCAGCTAACTATCCGTGTATCTGGTTACGCAGTACGCTTCAACTCTCTGACTCCAGAGCAGCAAGCAGACGTAATCGCACGTACTTTCACTGAGTCTATGTAATTCATAGGTTAGTAAAGTAGAAATACTAAGCCCGGCAGTCGCCGGGCTTTTTTTATGTCTCCCCCCCTTCCCCCTCTATTTAATAACGCATATTTGTAATAAAATCAGAGGTAGAAAAACTATTACGAGAGAAGTATATGTCTACAACTGGTCGTATTCATTCATTTGAATCCTGCGGAACCGTCGACGGGCCGGGTATCCGCTTTATCGTCTTTCTTCAGGGCTGCATGATGCGCTGCGCCTATTGCCATAACCGCGATACCTGGGATATGCATGACGGTAAGGTGGTAACCGTTGATGAGATCATTAATGACGCGAAGTCATACAAGCATTTTATGAATGCATCAGGCGGCGGTGTAACCTGCTCCGGTGGTGAAGCTATGCTTCAGCCTGAATTTGTGCGTGATTTTTTCCGTGCAGCCAAAGCAGAAGGCATGCATACCTGCCTGGATACCAACGGCTATATCCGTAAGCACACAGATGTGATTGATGAAGTGCTGGAAGTATCTGATCTGGTTATGCTGGATCTAAAGCATATGCGCGATGAAATCCACAAAGATTTTATCGGCGTATCCAATACCCGCGTACTGGACTTTGCCCGCTACCTGCAAAAAATCGGCAAAACCACCTGGATTCGTTACGTTGTTGTGCCTGGCTATACCGACAGCGAAGAAGATGCTCATCTTCTGGGCGAGTTCATCAAAGATATGGACAATGTAGAAAAAGTAGAACTGCTTCCATATCACAAGCTTGGCGCTCACAAGTGGGAAGCTCTGGGGCATGATTATCCGTTGGAAGATATCGAGCCACCTTCAAAAGAGACCATGGATAAAATTGTTAATGTGCTTAAGCAGTATGTTGATAATGTGAAGTACTAATTGAATTAACTCCTGAGAACCGAGGCAGTTGTCAGATATCGAACACAGACACACATAAACCCATCCATGGGGTTCGACCTTGCCTTCCATGGCAAGGACGGTCTGCTTATCGATATCTGACAACTGCCTCTCCCTCAACTCCTCCTAACTGACCTCCGATAGCACAGCGGACTCTCATTTGAATCCATAAATGTTGAGAATATGTTGCCGCTCTCCCAAATGCTGTTAATCTAAAGGAAAATAAAACAAACCCATCTTTGAGGTCAAAAAATGGAAATGACAAACGCTCAACGCCTTATCCTTTCAAACCAGTACTATCTGATGTCGCAAATGAACCCTGAAAATGCGGCTAAGTACAGAAGACTGCAAACCATTGTTGAACGTGGCTACGGGCTGCAGATGCGTGAACTGGACAAACAGTTTGGTGAAATCACTGAAGACGAGTGCCGCGAAATCATCAATATCATGGAGATGTTTCATGCCATGCAGGAATCTAACCGTATGCTTTCTGATGAAGAGCGAAGCAAGGTAGACCAGCGCCGCCTGCAGTTCCTTGGTTTTGATATCGCCAGCGAATCGCAGCTTGTTCACTATGTAAGATTTTTGGTTGATTCTGAAGGTTTGTATCCGCAATTTGACAAGGCAGATCACCACTTCAACTCACAAATGCCTATGCTGGATAAATACCGCCGTATGCTGACAACCTGGCGGAATTGCCCTAGACAGTATCACTTATCGGCAGCCGAGTTTGTGCAAATATTTAATGCATAACCCTCTTTCTCAGAGCCTGCAAATGCAGGCTCTTTTCTTGATATAAATCAAATCACACAACCCCCTGACCTTCCCTGTTTTACTTCTCTGCAAGCATAGATTCCACGAAATAAATCCATATTTTTTAAGCAAAACCTGAATAACGATCTAGGCTTAAGAGTGAATGATAAGTATTTTTTCGCCGTGATCAATGTGAAGGATTAGAGGGGTTTCGCGATGAGTATTTTTGACCATTATCAGGCACGCTACGAAGCAGCCAAGGATGAAGAACTTTCTTTGCAGGAGTTCTTAACTTTATGTCAGAAAGATAAGAGTGCATACGCAAATGCAGCAGAAAGGCTACTACTTGCCATTGGCGAACCTGAAACCATCGACACGGCCCAGG is from Vibrio sp. JC009 and encodes:
- a CDS encoding YfbU family protein; this translates as MEMTNAQRLILSNQYYLMSQMNPENAAKYRRLQTIVERGYGLQMRELDKQFGEITEDECREIINIMEMFHAMQESNRMLSDEERSKVDQRRLQFLGFDIASESQLVHYVRFLVDSEGLYPQFDKADHHFNSQMPMLDKYRRMLTTWRNCPRQYHLSAAEFVQIFNA
- the pflB gene encoding formate C-acetyltransferase; amino-acid sequence: MAEQFAKAWEGFAEGEWQNEVNVRDFIQKNYAPYEGDESFLVSEGTEATNKLWAQVMEGIKQENSTHAPVDFDTSLISTITAHDAGYINKDLETIVGLQTDAPLKRAIIPNGGIRMVEGSCKAYDRELDPMVSKIYSEYRKTHNQGVFDIYTPDIMKCRKSGVLTGLPDAYGRGRIIGDYRRVALYGIDFLMKDKFAQFSSLEEKFLNGEDLQMTMQLREEIAEQHRALGQIKEMAAKYGCDIGRPAETAQEAIQWTYFGYLAAVKSQNGAAMSLGRTSTFLDIFIERDIAAGKITEEQAQEMIDHFVMKLRMVRFLRTPEYDELFSGDPIWATESMGGMGLDGRTLVTRTNFRFLNSLYTMGPSPEPNITVLWSEGLPDGFKRFCAKVSIDTSSIQYENDDLMRPDFESDDYAIACCVSPMVIGKHMQFFGARANLAKTMLYAINGGVDEKLKIQVGPKTDAITADVLDYADVMDRLDHFMDWLAKQYVTALNSIHFMHDKYSYEASLMALHDRDVRRTMACGIAGLSVAADSLSAIKYATVKPVRDEDGIATDFEVEGEYPKFGNNDPRVDDIACELVTTFMNKIRELKTYRDAIPTQSILTITSNVVYGKKTGNTPDGRQAGAPFAPGANPMHGRDEKGAVASLTSVGKLPFADAKDGISYTFSIVPNALGKDDAAQKANLAGLMDGYFHHEAGIEGGQHLNVNVLNRETLEDAVKNPEKYPQLTIRVSGYAVRFNSLTPEQQADVIARTFTESM
- the pflA gene encoding pyruvate formate lyase 1-activating protein, which gives rise to MSTTGRIHSFESCGTVDGPGIRFIVFLQGCMMRCAYCHNRDTWDMHDGKVVTVDEIINDAKSYKHFMNASGGGVTCSGGEAMLQPEFVRDFFRAAKAEGMHTCLDTNGYIRKHTDVIDEVLEVSDLVMLDLKHMRDEIHKDFIGVSNTRVLDFARYLQKIGKTTWIRYVVVPGYTDSEEDAHLLGEFIKDMDNVEKVELLPYHKLGAHKWEALGHDYPLEDIEPPSKETMDKIVNVLKQYVDNVKY